A DNA window from Desertibacillus haloalkaliphilus contains the following coding sequences:
- the spoVE gene encoding stage V sporulation protein E, with protein sequence MPKNKTAPDMILIITTLALLTVGMIMVYSASAAWATYRFDDSFFFAKRQLFFAGLGVLAMFFVMNIDYWTWRTWAKVLLLICFLLLIIVLIPGVGLVRGGARSWLGVGAFSIQPSEFMKLAMIAFLAKYLSENQKKITSFKKGLLPSLSLVLLAFGMIMLQPDLGTGAVMVGTCVIMIYVAGAKVSHFVGLGVVGLAGLVALIASAPYRIKRITSFLDPWSDPLGSGFQIIQSLYSIGPGGLMGLGLGESRQKYFYLPEPQTDFIFAILSEELGFIGGVFVIFLFGVLLWRGIRVALGAQDLYGSLLAVGIIGMIAIQVMINIGVVTGLMPVTGITLPFLSYGGSSLTLMLVAVGVLLNVSRYARY encoded by the coding sequence GTGCCTAAAAACAAAACAGCACCGGATATGATACTTATTATTACGACCTTAGCATTACTAACTGTTGGAATGATCATGGTGTATAGTGCAAGTGCCGCTTGGGCGACCTATCGTTTCGATGATTCGTTCTTCTTTGCGAAACGGCAATTATTTTTTGCAGGACTAGGCGTGCTAGCGATGTTCTTTGTCATGAATATTGATTATTGGACATGGCGAACGTGGGCAAAAGTTCTTTTACTGATTTGTTTTCTTTTGCTAATCATCGTTTTAATCCCAGGTGTAGGTCTCGTCCGTGGGGGGGCGAGGAGTTGGTTAGGGGTTGGTGCATTTTCTATTCAGCCCTCTGAATTTATGAAATTAGCGATGATTGCTTTCTTAGCAAAATACTTATCAGAAAACCAAAAGAAAATCACCTCGTTTAAAAAAGGGTTATTACCGTCATTGTCACTCGTTCTTCTCGCATTTGGTATGATTATGTTGCAACCTGATTTAGGAACAGGTGCAGTCATGGTTGGGACGTGCGTGATTATGATTTATGTGGCAGGTGCAAAGGTTAGCCACTTTGTCGGGTTAGGTGTAGTCGGACTAGCTGGTTTGGTTGCACTGATTGCCTCTGCTCCATATCGGATAAAGCGTATTACATCGTTCCTTGATCCTTGGTCAGACCCCCTTGGAAGTGGCTTTCAAATCATCCAATCGCTGTACTCGATTGGCCCAGGTGGACTTATGGGCTTAGGGCTGGGTGAAAGTAGGCAAAAGTATTTCTATTTACCGGAGCCACAAACGGACTTTATTTTTGCGATTTTATCTGAGGAGTTAGGATTTATTGGCGGTGTATTTGTGATTTTCCTTTTCGGTGTGTTGCTGTGGCGAGGGATTCGCGTGGCGCTTGGTGCACAAGATCTCTATGGTAGTTTATTAGCGGTCGGTATCATAGGTATGATTGCGATTCAAGTCATGATAAATATAGGCGTTGTGACTGGCTTGATGCCTGTAACAGGGATTACGTTACCATTCTTAAGCTATGGTGGATCATCGTTGACGTTAATGCTAGTGGCGGTTGGCGTCCTTTTAAATGTAAGTCGTTATGCCAGGTACTAA
- the murD gene encoding UDP-N-acetylmuramoyl-L-alanine--D-glutamate ligase produces the protein MKDMNQFRGKRVLVLGLAKSGFAASQLLHRLGATIIVNDAKPLEENEQAKQLEQIGIDVVCGAHPVSLLDEPVDFIVKNPGVPYSNPIVKAAIERGISVVTEIELASLLSEADMIAITGSNGKTTTTTLIVDMLKGSGREPLVAGNIGTVACEVAETATINNIIVTEVSSFQLMGTERFHPKVSVFLNLFDAHLDYHGTREEYGKAKAKIFANLTEDDFAVINAEDRDVVSLASQTKARLIPFSVTKEVSDGAYIKDEVVYFQGEEIISVADIVLPGKHNLENVLAAVAASLLMGATRKQITEVLKTFSGVKHRLQYVGTKNGRKFFNDSKATNSLATQKALTAFDAPIVLLAGGLDRGNGFDDLLPYLKKVKAVITFGETKSKLVKTAQVAGVQWIRETKNAETAVQEAYNLSERGDVILLSPACASWDQYRTFEERGDKFIAAIGKLME, from the coding sequence ATGAAAGATATGAATCAATTTCGTGGAAAACGAGTACTTGTGTTAGGGCTCGCAAAGAGTGGCTTTGCAGCCAGTCAGCTGTTGCACCGATTAGGGGCAACGATCATAGTGAATGATGCTAAACCGTTAGAAGAGAACGAGCAAGCCAAGCAGCTAGAACAAATTGGAATCGATGTCGTCTGTGGAGCTCATCCTGTCTCATTACTGGATGAGCCAGTTGACTTTATTGTGAAAAACCCTGGAGTACCTTACTCAAATCCGATTGTAAAAGCAGCGATCGAGAGAGGAATATCGGTTGTAACAGAAATTGAGCTAGCCTCGTTACTTTCAGAGGCAGATATGATTGCTATTACTGGTTCAAATGGAAAAACAACGACAACGACGCTCATTGTTGACATGTTAAAAGGTAGTGGGCGTGAACCTTTAGTCGCTGGTAATATTGGTACAGTTGCATGTGAAGTTGCAGAAACAGCGACGATAAACAATATTATTGTGACTGAAGTATCGAGCTTTCAGTTAATGGGCACAGAGCGGTTTCATCCAAAGGTGAGTGTGTTTTTGAATTTATTTGATGCTCACCTCGATTATCATGGCACAAGAGAAGAATATGGAAAAGCAAAGGCGAAAATTTTTGCTAACCTAACAGAGGATGACTTTGCCGTCATAAATGCAGAAGATCGTGACGTCGTATCGTTAGCCTCGCAAACAAAGGCGAGACTTATCCCTTTTTCAGTAACAAAAGAGGTCTCTGATGGTGCTTATATAAAAGATGAAGTGGTCTATTTCCAGGGAGAAGAAATCATTTCAGTTGCGGATATTGTCCTACCAGGAAAACATAATCTTGAAAATGTCTTGGCGGCCGTTGCCGCATCTTTATTAATGGGGGCAACTCGAAAACAAATCACCGAAGTTCTTAAAACCTTCTCAGGTGTTAAACACCGTCTTCAATATGTGGGGACAAAGAACGGAAGGAAATTTTTTAATGATTCAAAAGCAACAAATAGTCTTGCGACTCAAAAAGCACTCACAGCATTTGATGCACCGATCGTCTTACTTGCAGGTGGTTTGGACCGTGGCAATGGTTTTGATGACTTATTGCCTTATCTAAAGAAGGTGAAAGCTGTGATCACATTTGGTGAGACGAAATCGAAGTTGGTGAAAACAGCACAAGTAGCTGGTGTTCAATGGATTAGAGAAACTAAAAATGCAGAAACAGCCGTCCAAGAGGCGTATAACCTTTCTGAGCGTGGAGATGTTATTCTGTTATCTCCTGCGTGTGCGAGCTGGGATCAATATCGTACATTTGAAGAAAGAGGTGATAAGTTTATCGCTGCCATCGGTAAACTTATGGAATAG
- a CDS encoding cell division protein FtsQ/DivIB — translation MANDKVITINDRIPKLKEQRRQRTNRRLIFYLSIFFLLILIVVYFQSSLSHIRSIEVTGHYYVNDELIIAESGLAEGTSIWNVDRSVVATTLEALDEIKEATVYRRFPNKIEIEVLEYPRVAYLMDEGKYYPIIETGTFLDEMDRNYLPVDAPILVNWEQGEEVQELAAELIKLPEALIHRISEIYHTPTENDPLRMTLFMNDGFEVQSTIRQFSDKFTAYPSIVEEIDPEAEGIIHLRMTPYFEEFERVVDEEEVEIEGER, via the coding sequence ATGGCAAATGATAAGGTTATAACAATTAACGACCGTATTCCGAAATTGAAGGAGCAACGCAGACAGCGAACAAATCGACGTTTGATTTTCTACTTATCGATTTTCTTCCTACTAATCTTAATTGTTGTTTACTTTCAGTCGTCATTAAGTCATATTCGTAGCATTGAGGTGACTGGGCATTATTATGTAAATGATGAACTGATTATCGCTGAAAGTGGTCTAGCAGAAGGGACAAGTATATGGAATGTAGATCGAAGTGTGGTTGCCACGACTCTAGAGGCACTTGATGAAATTAAAGAAGCAACCGTTTATCGTCGTTTTCCAAATAAAATAGAGATTGAAGTTTTAGAATACCCACGCGTTGCTTATTTAATGGATGAAGGGAAATATTATCCGATCATTGAAACAGGGACATTTCTTGATGAAATGGACCGTAACTATTTGCCTGTTGATGCTCCAATTCTTGTGAATTGGGAGCAAGGGGAAGAGGTACAAGAGCTTGCTGCTGAATTAATCAAATTGCCAGAGGCGTTAATTCATCGGATCTCAGAAATTTACCATACACCAACCGAAAATGACCCATTACGCATGACTTTATTTATGAACGATGGCTTTGAAGTCCAGTCAACGATCCGGCAATTTTCAGACAAGTTCACTGCTTATCCTTCGATCGTCGAAGAGATTGATCCGGAAGCTGAAGGGATTATCCACTTGAGAATGACGCCTTATTTTGAGGAATTTGAACGTGTAGTAGACGAGGAGGAAGTAGAAATTGAAGGTGAGAGGTAA
- the mraY gene encoding phospho-N-acetylmuramoyl-pentapeptide-transferase produces MLERVLFFTLLASFLVAVLLSPILIPFLRRLKFGQSIREEGPKSHQKKSGTPTMGGVMIIISIIITTLIMSNKFLSFSTELLLLLIVTFGYGLLGFLDDFIKVVMKRNLGLTSKQKLIGQLIIALIFYYGLIQAGYSTDLTIPTTNLSIDIGWFYLPLVIIMLVGASNAVNLTDGLDGLLAGTGAIAFGAFAVLAWNASMIDVAIFCAAVVGAVLGFLVFNAHPAKVFMGDTGSLALGGAIAAVAILTKMEILLIIIGGVFVIETLSVIIQVISFKTRGKRVFKMSPLHHHYELSGWSEWRVVVTFWLIGMLFAIIAIYLEVWM; encoded by the coding sequence ATGTTAGAACGTGTCTTATTTTTTACATTGCTTGCTTCATTTCTTGTTGCTGTCCTTTTATCTCCCATACTCATCCCGTTTTTAAGGCGTTTAAAATTTGGTCAGAGTATTCGTGAGGAGGGGCCGAAATCACACCAAAAAAAGAGTGGGACGCCGACAATGGGCGGTGTGATGATTATTATTTCAATTATCATAACGACTTTAATCATGTCGAACAAATTCTTAAGCTTCTCAACCGAATTGCTGTTGCTTTTAATTGTTACGTTTGGTTACGGTTTGTTAGGGTTTTTGGATGATTTTATCAAAGTCGTTATGAAACGGAATTTAGGGTTAACGTCGAAGCAAAAACTGATTGGTCAACTGATTATTGCTCTTATTTTTTATTATGGTTTAATCCAAGCAGGATACAGTACAGATCTAACCATACCAACTACAAATCTTTCCATTGATATTGGTTGGTTCTATTTACCGCTTGTGATCATCATGCTCGTAGGCGCATCGAATGCCGTTAATTTAACAGATGGGTTAGATGGGTTGTTAGCTGGTACTGGTGCCATAGCATTTGGTGCGTTTGCTGTACTCGCTTGGAATGCGTCAATGATTGATGTTGCGATCTTTTGTGCAGCCGTCGTTGGGGCGGTTCTCGGTTTTCTTGTTTTTAATGCTCACCCTGCAAAAGTGTTTATGGGTGATACTGGTTCGTTAGCATTAGGTGGTGCGATTGCAGCCGTTGCGATTCTTACGAAAATGGAGATTTTACTAATTATTATTGGTGGCGTATTTGTCATTGAAACGTTATCGGTCATTATTCAAGTGATCTCATTTAAAACAAGAGGGAAACGTGTGTTTAAGATGAGTCCACTGCACCACCATTATGAGTTATCAGGATGGTCAGAGTGGCGAGTCGTAGTCACCTTTTGGCTCATTGGAATGTTGTTTGCGATTATAGCTATTTACTTAGAGGTGTGGATGTAG
- a CDS encoding DUF881 domain-containing protein, which produces MRGKHVILSFVLLVTGFIVSLSYQYANENQADPTVSESQWRHEDELRREILMQQTANRDRQEQLRQVQRNVRELEAEIAQQEATYFNLVEDLEKLRKVTGKVEVQGPGIEVSLSDYSYVPEEGNPNDYIVHEQHIHKVVHELIVSDAEAIAINGQRISHHSYIQCAGPVIRIDGHTSYAPFVITAIGDPDKFEQSLNIIGGVKDQLVNDQIEVRIQKRDNIVLDPFLSEKG; this is translated from the coding sequence GTGAGAGGTAAGCATGTGATTCTCTCATTTGTGTTACTGGTGACTGGTTTTATCGTCTCGCTATCTTATCAGTACGCAAATGAAAATCAAGCAGACCCAACGGTAAGTGAAAGTCAGTGGCGCCATGAAGATGAGCTTCGTCGAGAAATTTTAATGCAACAAACCGCAAATCGAGATCGTCAAGAGCAATTACGTCAAGTGCAGCGAAATGTAAGAGAGTTAGAAGCAGAAATTGCACAGCAAGAAGCAACCTATTTTAATCTTGTCGAGGATCTTGAGAAATTACGTAAAGTGACGGGAAAGGTTGAGGTACAAGGGCCGGGAATTGAAGTGTCCTTATCTGATTATTCTTATGTCCCTGAAGAGGGTAACCCGAATGATTATATCGTCCATGAACAACATATCCATAAAGTCGTTCACGAATTAATCGTCAGTGATGCTGAAGCAATTGCGATTAACGGTCAGCGGATTTCACACCATTCGTACATTCAATGCGCAGGACCAGTCATACGGATCGATGGACATACATCTTATGCTCCGTTTGTGATTACAGCGATTGGTGACCCGGATAAATTTGAACAATCGTTAAATATCATTGGTGGAGTTAAGGATCAGCTTGTCAATGATCAAATTGAAGTGCGAATACAAAAAAGGGATAACATCGTTCTTGATCCGTTTTTGTCTGAGAAGGGGTGA
- the ftsA gene encoding cell division protein FtsA, producing MNSNEIYVSLDIGTSNVRIIIGEMANGSLNIIGVGNASSEGIKKGSIVDIDETVQSIRRAVEEAERMIGLSINQVIVGVNGNHVQLQPCHGVVAVSSSDREIGDEDIGRVIDAAQVVSIPPEREIIDVIPKQFIVDGLEEINDPRGMIGVRLEMEGTIITGSKTILHNLLRCVERAGLQIADICLQPLAAGAVAISKDEKGLGVALVDIGGGSVTVSVFEHGVLQATSVLPIGGDHITNDISVGLKTTTEEAERIKRKHGHAYIDEASDEETFTVTTIGSNEDETFSQFELAHIIEPRMEEIIELIENEIRRLGYDNLPGGYVLTGGSVMIPGVLELAKEILESNVRVAIPDYIGVREPQYTTGVGLIQFAYRNVKIQGKEVASSVSSAEEVEKPVNKQENEEKKSKEDPGIKKKMKKWLKVFFE from the coding sequence GTGAACAGCAATGAGATTTATGTTAGTTTAGACATCGGTACATCCAATGTTAGGATAATCATTGGAGAAATGGCGAATGGCTCATTAAATATTATTGGTGTCGGTAATGCAAGTTCTGAAGGGATAAAAAAAGGCTCAATCGTAGATATTGACGAAACAGTACAATCGATACGTAGAGCCGTTGAAGAGGCTGAACGGATGATTGGCTTATCAATTAATCAAGTGATTGTCGGCGTAAATGGTAATCACGTACAGTTGCAGCCTTGTCATGGTGTTGTCGCTGTATCAAGCTCAGATAGGGAAATTGGAGATGAAGATATCGGACGTGTGATTGATGCAGCACAAGTTGTTTCGATTCCACCTGAGAGAGAAATTATTGATGTTATCCCAAAACAATTTATTGTTGATGGCTTGGAAGAAATTAATGACCCAAGAGGGATGATTGGGGTTCGACTTGAAATGGAAGGAACAATCATTACAGGTTCGAAAACAATTTTACATAATTTATTACGTTGCGTTGAACGTGCTGGCTTACAAATTGCTGATATTTGCTTACAGCCGCTAGCGGCTGGAGCCGTTGCTATATCAAAAGACGAAAAAGGGTTAGGTGTTGCGCTTGTTGATATCGGTGGCGGATCAGTCACGGTCTCAGTTTTTGAGCACGGTGTCCTGCAGGCGACATCTGTCCTACCTATCGGTGGTGACCATATCACCAACGATATCTCGGTTGGTTTGAAAACCACAACAGAGGAAGCGGAACGAATCAAACGAAAGCATGGTCATGCTTATATTGATGAAGCTTCTGATGAAGAAACATTTACAGTTACGACTATTGGTAGCAATGAAGATGAGACGTTTTCACAGTTCGAACTGGCTCATATTATCGAACCACGGATGGAAGAAATCATTGAATTAATTGAAAATGAAATTCGCCGCCTAGGGTATGATAATCTACCGGGTGGCTATGTGTTAACAGGTGGATCGGTTATGATTCCTGGCGTACTTGAGTTAGCTAAGGAAATTTTAGAAAGTAATGTTCGCGTTGCGATCCCTGACTATATTGGAGTTCGAGAACCTCAATATACAACGGGTGTTGGTTTAATTCAGTTCGCTTATCGGAATGTGAAGATCCAAGGGAAAGAGGTTGCTTCTTCAGTTTCTTCTGCCGAAGAGGTAGAAAAACCAGTAAATAAGCAGGAAAATGAAGAAAAGAAATCGAAGGAAGACCCTGGGATAAAAAAGAAGATGAAGAAATGGCTAAAAGTCTTTTTTGAATAA
- the murB gene encoding UDP-N-acetylmuramate dehydrogenase has product MKRFIDQLHEENIENVYIDEPLANHTTWKIGGPADVLIKPATIEELKKVVDLVMTHQLPWRMIGRGSNMLVRDGGIRGVVIKLAEGLDHLELNGEEIRVGGGYSLIKLATIISKKGLSGLEFAGGIPGSVGGAVFMNAGAHGSDISNILKEAHILFPDGSMKWLTNDEMDFSYRTSKLQKEKGVCVEAVFNLTSGDRDKIVKEMQKNKDYRRESQPWNYPCAGSVFRNPLPNYAGQLVEKAGLKGYQIGGAQISEMHGNFIVNVADAKAEDVLGLIEHVKRTVYDRFQVRMETEVEIVGQQS; this is encoded by the coding sequence ATGAAACGATTTATTGATCAACTTCACGAGGAGAATATAGAAAATGTTTATATCGATGAACCGCTAGCTAACCATACGACATGGAAAATTGGCGGTCCTGCCGATGTGTTAATTAAACCTGCTACGATAGAGGAGCTTAAGAAAGTTGTCGACCTTGTAATGACGCATCAGCTACCTTGGCGCATGATTGGTCGCGGCTCAAATATGCTTGTCCGTGATGGGGGCATACGAGGTGTTGTGATTAAGTTAGCGGAAGGTCTCGACCATTTAGAATTAAATGGTGAAGAGATACGAGTTGGAGGCGGTTATTCCCTCATTAAACTTGCGACGATTATTAGTAAGAAAGGGTTATCTGGTCTTGAGTTTGCTGGGGGTATCCCGGGCTCTGTCGGTGGGGCTGTTTTTATGAATGCAGGTGCGCATGGATCTGATATCTCAAATATACTTAAAGAAGCGCATATTTTATTTCCAGATGGATCGATGAAATGGCTGACAAACGATGAGATGGATTTTTCCTATCGAACGTCGAAACTTCAAAAAGAAAAAGGGGTTTGTGTCGAGGCGGTTTTTAACTTAACATCCGGTGATCGCGATAAAATTGTAAAAGAGATGCAAAAAAATAAGGATTACCGCCGTGAATCACAGCCATGGAATTATCCATGTGCAGGCAGCGTATTTCGTAACCCGCTTCCTAATTATGCTGGCCAACTTGTTGAAAAAGCTGGGTTAAAAGGATATCAGATTGGTGGCGCGCAGATCTCAGAGATGCATGGGAATTTTATCGTCAATGTTGCAGATGCAAAAGCAGAAGATGTTCTTGGTCTAATTGAGCATGTTAAACGTACAGTTTATGATCGCTTTCAAGTAAGGATGGAGACTGAAGTTGAAATTGTTGGTCAACAAAGTTGA
- a CDS encoding DUF881 domain-containing protein translates to MKDHRVVFTLILAVIGFMLAIQFQTTKEPVVRDTRNVLELREELKLEQERYQQLLEEIERYEAQRDNYLLDQSENVDLFIEEALDELREEAGITEVTGEGVILTVEPLYNDRLLGGQNRTVSPQLLQFLMNELNMYNAQGIAIGDQRVVSTTAFRDVNGITHVNGRRIPPLPLEIKVLSDDAEKLHNQMVVSESVDYFAIENLELTSTPINELTLPPYEQTIRVRYMEQVREGDS, encoded by the coding sequence ATGAAGGATCATCGAGTCGTTTTTACTCTCATTTTAGCTGTTATTGGTTTTATGTTGGCGATTCAATTTCAAACGACGAAAGAACCGGTCGTTCGTGATACAAGAAATGTTTTAGAATTACGAGAGGAACTTAAACTAGAGCAGGAAAGATATCAACAGCTCCTAGAAGAGATCGAAAGGTACGAGGCACAACGAGACAATTATTTACTTGATCAAAGTGAAAATGTGGATTTATTTATTGAGGAGGCACTTGATGAATTGCGTGAAGAGGCGGGAATAACCGAAGTGACTGGAGAAGGGGTCATCTTAACTGTTGAACCACTCTACAATGATCGTCTACTAGGTGGACAAAATCGAACTGTTTCCCCTCAACTCCTTCAATTCTTGATGAACGAGTTAAATATGTATAATGCCCAAGGAATTGCGATAGGAGATCAACGAGTCGTATCAACAACGGCATTTCGAGATGTTAACGGTATTACTCATGTCAATGGGCGTCGGATCCCCCCTTTGCCACTTGAAATTAAAGTACTCTCCGATGATGCCGAGAAGCTACATAACCAAATGGTCGTATCTGAATCGGTAGATTACTTTGCAATTGAGAATTTAGAACTGACATCAACGCCCATTAATGAATTAACATTACCTCCTTACGAACAAACGATCAGAGTTCGATATATGGAGCAAGTAAGAGAGGGGGATTCGTAG
- a CDS encoding small basic family protein has translation MWLPLLGLLIGLLLGFMTEFRVPNEYSNYLSIAVLAALDTLFGGIRAHLQQNFEATVFVTGFFFNILLAAGLAFLGVHLGVDLYLAAIFAFGVRLFNNIAVIRRILLSQWKTRRENSTSL, from the coding sequence ATGTGGTTACCTCTACTAGGGCTACTTATAGGTCTTTTGTTAGGGTTTATGACCGAGTTCCGTGTGCCGAATGAATATTCGAATTATTTGTCAATCGCTGTACTTGCAGCTTTAGACACGTTATTTGGTGGGATTCGTGCCCACCTGCAGCAAAATTTTGAGGCTACGGTCTTTGTCACTGGTTTCTTTTTCAATATTTTACTTGCTGCAGGTTTAGCTTTTCTAGGTGTTCATCTTGGTGTAGACTTATATTTAGCAGCAATTTTTGCATTCGGTGTTCGACTTTTTAACAATATTGCTGTCATTCGTCGTATATTACTTTCACAATGGAAAACTCGAAGAGAAAACAGCACGTCTTTGTGA
- the murG gene encoding undecaprenyldiphospho-muramoylpentapeptide beta-N-acetylglucosaminyltransferase: MRVIISGGGTGGHIYPALSLVKEIKKTNEHADLLYIGTENGLESKIVPREGIPFKTITISGFRRKLSVENVKTIYRFLKGVRDAKKMIKDFRPDVVVGTGGYVCGPVVYAAAKLNIPTIIHEQNSVPGLTNKFLSRYVDKVAISFSESTRYFPQEKVVYTGNPRATEVIDTDGERGRASVGLADGKKTVLIVGGSRGARPINEAFLEVLPEAKIRDYQFLYVTGDVHYDSVMNEVKKQGNPENVLIRPFIHNMPEVLAGVDLVVARAGATSLAEITALGIPSILIPSPYVTNNHQEKNAQALRKEGAAYVRLEQEMNGEKLMKDIDEILTTNGKWEEMHQSSQSLGMPRAAQDLYGLMKELSN; encoded by the coding sequence ATGAGAGTGATAATTAGCGGTGGAGGAACAGGAGGCCATATTTATCCTGCTCTTTCCTTAGTCAAAGAAATAAAAAAAACAAATGAACATGCAGACTTGTTGTACATAGGAACAGAAAATGGACTAGAAAGTAAAATTGTACCAAGAGAGGGTATTCCCTTTAAGACAATTACAATTTCGGGTTTTAGAAGGAAGCTATCAGTAGAAAATGTTAAAACGATTTATCGTTTTCTAAAAGGGGTTCGTGATGCTAAAAAAATGATCAAAGATTTCAGGCCGGATGTCGTGGTTGGTACAGGTGGTTATGTTTGTGGGCCTGTCGTTTATGCAGCAGCGAAGTTAAACATCCCGACGATCATACATGAACAAAATAGTGTGCCCGGCTTAACGAATAAGTTTTTAAGTCGTTATGTCGATAAAGTGGCGATTTCATTCTCGGAATCTACTCGTTATTTTCCACAAGAAAAAGTTGTTTATACGGGAAACCCGAGAGCTACAGAAGTAATCGATACGGATGGTGAAAGGGGAAGGGCCTCTGTCGGTCTAGCGGACGGAAAGAAAACGGTTCTAATCGTTGGCGGAAGTAGAGGGGCAAGACCGATTAATGAAGCTTTCTTGGAAGTTCTACCTGAAGCTAAAATAAGAGATTATCAATTTTTGTATGTTACAGGGGATGTTCATTATGATTCCGTCATGAATGAAGTGAAGAAACAAGGAAATCCCGAAAATGTATTGATCCGCCCATTTATTCATAACATGCCAGAAGTATTAGCTGGTGTTGATCTTGTGGTAGCAAGAGCTGGAGCAACATCGCTTGCTGAAATCACAGCGCTCGGAATTCCAAGTATCTTAATACCGAGTCCGTATGTGACAAATAACCATCAGGAAAAAAATGCGCAAGCCTTAAGGAAAGAAGGGGCAGCATATGTACGACTGGAACAGGAAATGAATGGAGAAAAACTGATGAAAGATATTGACGAAATCTTAACGACAAACGGTAAATGGGAGGAGATGCACCAGTCCTCACAAAGCCTAGGAATGCCTCGTGCAGCCCAGGATTTATACGGTTTAATGAAGGAGCTTTCGAACTAA